The following coding sequences are from one Salvia hispanica cultivar TCC Black 2014 chromosome 3, UniMelb_Shisp_WGS_1.0, whole genome shotgun sequence window:
- the LOC125216817 gene encoding BES1/BZR1 homolog protein 2-like isoform X2 encodes MTACGSSTGRQPTWKERENNKRRERRRRAVAAKIYTGLRAQGNYRLPKHCDNNEVLKALCREAGWVVEEDGTTYRKGCKPPQGDTMMISANNSVCSSMQPSPNSSAFPSPIPSYQASPTSSSFPSPSRDGNPTSYILPFLHNLSIPSALPPLRISNSAPVTPPLSSPTRNSKPKLNWESIPKGPLNSFAPSIFAASAPSSPTRRRRFAPAPIPECDESDISVADSARWQTYHHEGQIGWGAVAKRARGSDFEFANGAVKAWEGEMIHEVAPHRAYGSLPQPNLLWPRVLPFYSSVSGPWEHGGGGICF; translated from the exons ATGACTGCTTGTGGTTCATCGACCGGGCGCCAGCCCACCTGGAAGGAGAGGGAGAACAACAAGCGAAGAGAGCGCCGGAGGAGAGCCGTCGCCGCCAAGATCTACACCGGTCTCCGAGCTCAGGGCAATTACCGCCTCCCCAAGCACTGCGACAACAATGAAGTGCTCAAGGCTCTCTGCCGTGAAGCTGGTTGGGTTGTCGAGGAGGATGGAACCACTTATCGTAAG GGATGTAAGCCACCACAAGGTGATACTATGATGATTTCTGCGAATAACAGTGTATGCTCATCAATGCAACCAAGCCCGAATTCTTCAGCATTCCCCAGTCCTATACCTTCTTATCAAGCTAGCCCGACATCTTCATCCTTTCCAAGTCCCTCACGTGATGGAAACCCGACCTCCTACATTTTACCTTTCCTTCACAATTTATCAATCCCCTCCGCCCTTCCTCCTCTACGTATATCCAATAGTGCTCCTGTTACGCCGCCTCTCTCATCTCCTACTAGAAACTCAAAGCCTAAGCTTAATTGGGAATCTATACCCAAAGGTCCACTCAATTCTTTTGCCCCCTCTATTTTTGCTGCCTCCGCCCCCTCCAGTCCTACTCGTCGTAGGCGTTTTGCACCTGCCCCAATTCCAGAATGCGATGAGTCTGATATCTCTGTAGCTGATTCTGCACGCTGG CAAACTTACCACCATGAGGGTCAAATTGGGTGGGGAGCAGTGGCAAAGAGGGCACGAGGCTCTGATTTTGAGTTTGCAAATGGCGCAGTGAAGGCGTGGGAAGGTGAAATGATTCATGAAGTAGCCCCCCACCGCGCTTACGGCTCTCTACCCCAACCCAACTTGCTCTGGCCCCGGGTCCTTCCTTTCTATTCCTCGGTAAGCGGACCGTGGGAGCATGGGGGGGGCGGTATCTGCTTTTGA
- the LOC125216817 gene encoding BES1/BZR1 homolog protein 2-like isoform X1: protein MTACGSSTGRQPTWKERENNKRRERRRRAVAAKIYTGLRAQGNYRLPKHCDNNEVLKALCREAGWVVEEDGTTYRKGCKPPQGDTMMISANNSVCSSMQPSPNSSAFPSPIPSYQASPTSSSFPSPSRDGNPTSYILPFLHNLSIPSALPPLRISNSAPVTPPLSSPTRNSKPKLNWESIPKGPLNSFAPSIFAASAPSSPTRRRRFAPAPIPECDESDISVADSARWVSFQTGSSAVTPASPTYNLVKPVAQQTYHHEGQIGWGAVAKRARGSDFEFANGAVKAWEGEMIHEVAPHRAYGSLPQPNLLWPRVLPFYSSVSGPWEHGGGGICF, encoded by the exons ATGACTGCTTGTGGTTCATCGACCGGGCGCCAGCCCACCTGGAAGGAGAGGGAGAACAACAAGCGAAGAGAGCGCCGGAGGAGAGCCGTCGCCGCCAAGATCTACACCGGTCTCCGAGCTCAGGGCAATTACCGCCTCCCCAAGCACTGCGACAACAATGAAGTGCTCAAGGCTCTCTGCCGTGAAGCTGGTTGGGTTGTCGAGGAGGATGGAACCACTTATCGTAAG GGATGTAAGCCACCACAAGGTGATACTATGATGATTTCTGCGAATAACAGTGTATGCTCATCAATGCAACCAAGCCCGAATTCTTCAGCATTCCCCAGTCCTATACCTTCTTATCAAGCTAGCCCGACATCTTCATCCTTTCCAAGTCCCTCACGTGATGGAAACCCGACCTCCTACATTTTACCTTTCCTTCACAATTTATCAATCCCCTCCGCCCTTCCTCCTCTACGTATATCCAATAGTGCTCCTGTTACGCCGCCTCTCTCATCTCCTACTAGAAACTCAAAGCCTAAGCTTAATTGGGAATCTATACCCAAAGGTCCACTCAATTCTTTTGCCCCCTCTATTTTTGCTGCCTCCGCCCCCTCCAGTCCTACTCGTCGTAGGCGTTTTGCACCTGCCCCAATTCCAGAATGCGATGAGTCTGATATCTCTGTAGCTGATTCTGCACGCTGGGTAAGCTTCCAGACGGGTTCATCCGCAGTTACTCCCGCTTCACCAACTTATAATCTTGTGAAACCTGTGGCTCAGCAAACTTACCACCATGAGGGTCAAATTGGGTGGGGAGCAGTGGCAAAGAGGGCACGAGGCTCTGATTTTGAGTTTGCAAATGGCGCAGTGAAGGCGTGGGAAGGTGAAATGATTCATGAAGTAGCCCCCCACCGCGCTTACGGCTCTCTACCCCAACCCAACTTGCTCTGGCCCCGGGTCCTTCCTTTCTATTCCTCGGTAAGCGGACCGTGGGAGCATGGGGGGGGCGGTATCTGCTTTTGA
- the LOC125211862 gene encoding anthocyanidin 3-O-glucosyltransferase 5-like: MDGSNSTSANLHVAILSSPGMGHLIPVVLLSNRLATHHGATVTVLLVTTTVSPPESNLLKIPLHPLVNILELPPADISHLVNSSAKIVTQLCLMVRVSLPSIRSAMMSRRPHALFADLFCTEALPIAAEFNIPNYVYIPSNAWFTALLAYSPILHQQYSEEYVNQTDPIPIPGCKPVRPEDLNDPMLDQKDQQYDEYLKIGENIPSADGILINSWADLEPETLRAFAENRSVIKIPVHPVGPLVRESEPDHRSSELVQWLDRQPDESVVLASFGSGGVLSQQQMTELAWGLENSRQRFVWVVRRPTGGPVDNAFLRVTNGEDSTPDYLPEGFLTRTKEQGFLVSNWAPQAEILGHPAVGGFVTHCGWNSTLESIASGAPLIAWPLYAEQKMNAALLAEEVGVALRPRALPTSEVVGREEIEAMVRELMEGEEGGRLREKAKQLKKSGAEALKRGGPSYTSICDLLAKIASRNTVIS; the protein is encoded by the coding sequence ATGGATGGCTCCAACTCCACCTCTGCCAATCTTCATGTTGCAATACTATCAAGTCCCGGGATGGGCCACCTCATCCCGGTCGTCCTTCTCAGCAACCGCCTCGCCACCCACCACGGCGCCACTGTCACCGTCCTCCTAGTGACCACCACCGTCTCCCCGCCTGAGTCAAACCTCCTGAAAATCCCCCTCCACCCACTAGTCAACATTCTAGAGCTCCCTCCCGCAGACATCTCTCACCTCGTCAATTCCTCCGCCAAAATCGTCACCCAGCTCTGCCTCATGGTCCGCGTGTCCCTCCCCTCCATCCGCTCCGCCATGATGAGCCGCCGTCCCCACGCTCTCTTCGCCGACCTCTTCTGCACAGAAGCGCTTCCCATCGCCGCCGAGTTCAACATCCCCAACTACGTCTATATCCCTTCCAACGCCTGGTTCACTGCTCTGCTCGCATACAGCCCCATTCTCCACCAACAATATTCGGAAGAGTATGTTAACCAAACAGACCCTATCCCTATCCCGGGCTGCAAACCGGTCCGACCGGAGGACTTAAATGACCCAATGTTGGACCAGAAAGACCAGCAGTACGACGAGTATCTCAAGATAGGCGAAAACATCCCTTCAGCCGATGGGATTTTAATCAATTCTTGGGCTGATTTGGAGCCCGAAACGCTCCGAGCTTTTGCGGAGAACCGGTCCGTAATAAAAATCCCGGTTCACCCGGTCGGACCGCTTGTGAGAGAGTCTGAACCGGACCACCGGTCTTCCGAGCTGGTCCAGTGGCTGGACCGGCAACCGGATGAATCGGTAGTCTTGGCGTCGTTCGGAAGCGGCGGAGTGCTGTCGCAGCAGCAGATGACGGAGCTGGCTTGGGGGCTGGAGAATAGCCGGCAGAGATTCGTTTGGGTGGTCCGCCGCCCCACGGGAGGCCCCGTGGACAACGCGTTTCTCAGGGTGACCAACGGTGAGGATTCGACGCCGGATTACTTGCCGGAGGGCTTTCTCACCCGGACCAAAGAGCAAGGGTTTCTGGTATCCAACTGGGCCCCGCAGGCGGAGATACTGGGCCATCCTGCGGTGGGAGGGTTTGTGACGCACTGTGGATGGAACTCGACTCTCGAGAGCATTGCCAGTGGGGCACCGTTGATTGCCTGGCCGCTTTACGCGGAGCAGAAGATGAACGCGGCCCTGCTGGCGGAGGAGGTGGGCGTGGCGCTGAGGCCGCGGGCGCTGCCGACGTCGGAGGTGGTGGGGAGGGAGGAGATAGAGGCGATGGTGAGGGAGTTGATGGAGGGAGAGGAAGGTGGGCGTCTGAGGGAGAAGGCTAAGCAGCTGAAGAAGAGTGGGGCTGAGGCTCTCAAGCGTGGTGGCCCATCTTACACATCCATCTGTGATTTGCTTGCCAAGATAGCTTCTAGAAACACtgtaatttcataa